In Candidatus Zymogenus saltonus, a genomic segment contains:
- a CDS encoding cobalamin-dependent protein (Presence of a B(12) (cobalamin)-binding domain implies dependence on cobalamin itself, in one of its several forms, or in some unusual lineages, dependence on a cobalamin-like analog.): MPKSKLETRKRKYVKPYGDTMNDGAVQLSFTLPGVTGELATEAAKRLAQKMGIDDPYVSSATDIGSDMTFIVLYGRIIHDVDITKIEVFEEEDEKPPDMKVIDKMIEDNLKRKIVVVGACIGNDAHTVGIDAIMNMKGYAGDYGLERYKNIEAINMGAQVTGEEILERAINEKADAVLVSQVVTQKDVHIGNLSRLVDLFDEEYGGERPILIAGGPRITDKLAVELGFDRGYGGGTLPSHVAYFIYKKLLHKAEER, translated from the coding sequence ATGCCGAAATCGAAGCTGGAGACAAGGAAAAGGAAATACGTAAAACCGTACGGCGATACGATGAACGACGGGGCGGTGCAGCTATCCTTTACCCTCCCGGGAGTCACCGGGGAGCTTGCCACAGAAGCCGCAAAGAGGCTCGCCCAGAAGATGGGGATCGACGACCCGTACGTCAGCTCGGCGACGGATATCGGCTCCGACATGACCTTCATAGTCCTGTACGGCAGGATTATCCACGATGTGGATATAACGAAGATCGAGGTTTTTGAGGAGGAAGACGAGAAACCCCCCGACATGAAGGTGATAGACAAGATGATCGAGGATAATCTCAAAAGAAAGATCGTGGTCGTGGGGGCCTGCATCGGAAACGACGCCCACACCGTGGGGATAGACGCCATAATGAATATGAAGGGGTACGCCGGCGATTACGGCCTGGAGCGCTACAAAAACATCGAGGCGATAAACATGGGGGCGCAGGTGACGGGAGAGGAGATCTTGGAGAGGGCGATAAACGAAAAGGCGGACGCTGTCCTCGTTTCGCAGGTGGTGACGCAAAAGGACGTCCATATCGGAAACCTGTCGAGACTCGTTGATCTCTTCGACGAGGAGTACGGGGGGGAGAGGCCGATTTTAATCGCCGGGGGGCCGAGGATAACCGACAAGCTCGCCGTGGAGCTCGGCTTTGACCGCGGCTATGGCGGGGGAACCCTCCCGTCTCATGTGGCATATTTTATCTACAAGAAACTGCTTCATAAGGCGGAGGAAAGGTGA